The genome window GTCGGAGGCGAAGTTGTCCTTGCCTCCGAGCAGGTAGTCGTAGATCCGGGCCGGGCTGGGCACGGTCGGGTCGATTTTCGGCGGGACCTTATCCATCGTCACACCCCGTCGGCGAGTAATGATGATCTTTAACTCTAGCCATCGGATTTCCCGATAGCCATGGCTCGCCGGTGAGCGTGTGTTTCAGCCGGGGTGCCGATGGCGGCGCCAGATGCCGTCCAGACGTGGCAAAACGTTCCAAATCCTCACACGGTGCCTCGTTGCTCGCCCGATACGCGCTCTGGTACGGGCGCCGCATCGGTGACCGAAACCGCGTGCCCGTTTTCCGCGGGGTGCGATGCCCGATATCACCCTCCGCCGAGGCGGTCCCTGGGGCCGTCACGCCCGGCCGGCGTCCGGAACGCGGGCCCGGCCGTCCGGAATGGCGGCCGGGTGCATCGGGCCGCGGCCGGGCCGCCGGTCAGCGGAGGGTCCCGGCCGTGGCACAGCGGTCACCGCGGCCGGAGCGGAGGCGCGGCTGATCACCAGGGCGGGGTGGATCCGGCTTCGGGCGCCGCCGGTACCGGCCTCGACGGCCGGGCCACCCGGTGAGCGCGAGCGCCGATCATCGGAGGATGCCGACGCCGGCGTAGCTGTCGACGCCCGGGAGCCGGGGGAGCCGTACCTCGTCTTCTCGCGGGCGCCAGTCGTCGGGCCAGGGGACTAGGCCGGGCTCGACGAGCTCGAACCCGTCGAAGAACCGCAGGATCTCCTCCCGTGACCGTGGGATCGCCATGCCGGCCGACGATCGGGCGTAAATCTCCTTGCCCTTTTCGATCACGTCTTCGTTGAGGTCGCGGGAGACGGAGCCGTGGCTGATCACCAGATGGCTCCCCGGGGCGAGCCGGTCGCGCAGCTTGGCGACCGCGGGGTAGGCGGCCTCGTCCGGGATGAAGTGGAGGACGGCGACGAGGAGCAGGCCCACCGGCTGGCCGAAGTCGATGTGCTGTGTGACCTCGGGGTTGTCGAGGATGCTCTCCGGCCGGCGCAGGTCGCCTTCGACGGCGACCACGCGCTTCTCATCGGCGAGGAGCGCGCGGGCGTGCGTCAGGACGATCGGGTCGTTGTCCACGTAGACCACGCGCGAATCCGGGGCGTGCCGCAGGGCCACCTGGTGGACGTTCTCCTGGGTGGGCAGGCCGGCGCCGATGTCGAGGAACTGCCGGATGCCCTGCTGGGTCATGTACTCCACGGCGCGGATCAGGAAGCGCCGGTTCGCCTGGGCCCCCTCTTTGAGGTTGGGGGAGAGCCGCAGCAGGTTCTCCGCCGCCTCACGGTCGGCGGGGAAGTTGTCCTTGCCGCCGAGCAGGTAGTCGTAGATGCGGGCCGGGCTGGGCACGGTCGGGTCGATCTGCGGCGCGTTCTCCATGCGGCACCCCATCGGGAGCAGTGCGATGTCGAATGCGGCGACAACAGCGGTCCTTTCACTTTAATGATCATTTGTCCCCGCTGTCAGCGCTTCGCAACGGATCGGCGCGCCGTACGGCGGGGAGTGGTGATGCGCGACCGAGACCGCCGGCGTGAGGTCGGCACCCCTGCGGCCCGATCCGCGCTCCGCCGCTCCCGATCCCGTTCGCCGGTCTGGAGCCACGCATGGGCCTCATGCCCGCGGTCGGCGTGCACGCCGCCGCCGTGCTCGCCGAGCTCGGCCGTACCGCGAGGAGATCGCCGGACTCGCCAGGCGCGAGATCAGGCGACCGGCCCGGCGGCGACCGAGACGAACGAGGTTCGGAGTCCGCTGCGTGGCGGCGACAAGGCGGCACGGCCTCATCGATGCGCGATGGGCGGCCGGGTCACCGCGCCGTCCGGGCGCCCGCCGGCGGATCAGGCGCGACGGGGCGTTCGCGCGGGATGCGGGAGAAGCGCTGCCGATCACTGGATGCTGCCGAGGGCCGGGGCGGTCACGCGCCGGTGCGCCGGCGCTGGGCGGCGTCGGCGGCGAGCACCGCGTCGAGCAGCCCGGGGAAGAGCCGGTCGAGATCGTCGCGGCGCAGCGCGTTCATCTTCGCCGTGCCGCGGTAGACCTGGGTGATGACGCCGGCCTCGCGCAGCACCCGGAAGTGGTACGTCGAGGTCGACTTGCTCACCGCGAGCTCGATCGCGGAGCAAGGGGCCTCGGTGCCGAGCTCGGCGAGGCGGCGGACCACTTGGAGCCGTACGGGGTCGGCGAGCGCATGCAACACCGCCTCAAGCCGGATCTCCTCCGGCTTGGGGTGCTCGAGTACGCGGCCCGGCGCGGCGGATGGCACGGCTCTCCTTATCGGTCGACCGGCCCTCATTGTATGACACCTTTCGTAGTTCGACAGTATTCGTAGTACGATGACCGTCGTAGTTCGATGCGATGAGGCGCATCGGCCCGATCCGGAGGAGCGATCCCCTTGAGCGTGTTGTTCGAGCCGTTGCGGCTGCGCGGGCTGACCATCCCCAACCGGGTGTGGATGTCCCCCATGTGCCAGTACTCCGCCGCGGAGACCGGCCCCGACCAGGGGGTGCCGAACGACTGGCACTTCGTCCACCTCGGCACCCGCGCCATCGGCGGCGCCGGTCTGATCATGGTCGAGGCGACCGCGGTCACCCCGGAGGGGAGGATCAGCCCGTACGACCTGGGGCTCTGGAACGAGCGCCAGCAGGAGGCGTTCGCCCGCATCACCCGCTTCCTGCGGGAGCACGGCGCGGTCCCCGCCATCCAGCTCGCCCACGCCGGCCGCAAGGCGTCCACCGACCGGCCCTGGCTCGGCGGCCGTCCGGTCGGCCCGGAGCACCACGGCTGGCGGCCGGTCGCGCCCAGCCCTGTCCCGTTCGCCGACGGCCACCCGGTCCCGGCCGAGCTGAGCGTCGAGCAGATCAAGGGGCTGGTGGAGGCCTTCGCCGCGGCCGCCCGGCGGGCGCTCGCCGCCGGCTTCCAGGTCGTGGAGATCCACGGCGCCCACGGCTACCTGATCAACGAATTCCTCTCGCCGCACAGCAACCACCGCACCGACGCGTACGGCGGCTCCTTCGAGAACCGGATCCGGTTCGCGCTCGAGGTCGCCGACGCGGTGCGGGCGGTCTGGCCGGATGACCTGCCGGTCTTCTTCCGCGTCTCCGCCACCGACTGGCTCGCCGAGAACGGCCGGGCGGGCTGGACCGTCGACGACACCGTACGGCTCGCCAAGGAGCTGCTCGCGCACGGCGTCGACCTGCTCGACGTCTCTTCGGGCGGCATCACCGGCGGGGTGACCATCCCCGCGGGGCCCGGCTATCAGGTCCCGTTCGCCGCCCGGGTCAAGGCGGAGACCGACCTCGCCGTGTCGGCGGTCGGGCTGATCACCGAACCCCGGCAGGCGGAGGAGATCGTGGCCTCGGGCAAGGCCGACGCGGTGATGCTCGGCCGGGAGCTGCTGCGCAACCCCTACTGGCCCCGGTACGCCGCCCGGGAGCTCGGCGCCGAGCCCGGCTGGCCCAACCAGTACCACCGGGCGGTCTGAGCCGCCGACCCCAGCCCGCGCCGCCGGGGAGATCGACGGCGTTCCGGGATCCGGGAAGAGCCACACCGATCCCGGGCCGCGCGCCAACTCCGCGCGGCCGTACGAGACCGCGGCCCGCACGAGGACCGACGGCCGCGAGCGGCGGCAACGGCGCCGCCGCAGCGGTCCGGCCGGGCGGCCTCTGCCGACGGCAAAAACACTCCCGTGCCCTGCCGAGACGTCCGAGGGATGGGTACGGGCGCGGTATGGCAGAGATCGGTTACACCCTGCTGTGCGAGCAGGCTCCGCCGCGGCAGCTCGTGGACGACGCGGTGACGGCCGAGCGGATCGGCTTCGGCTTCGCGGTCATCTCCGACCACTACTTCCCGTGGCTGGAGGAGATGGGCCACTCGCCGTACGCGTGGTCCGTGCTCGGCGCCGTGGCCCAGGCCACCGAGCGCATCCCGCTCATGACCTTCGTGACCTGCCCGATCATGCGCTACCACCCGGCGGTGGTCGCGCAGAAGGCGGCCACCATGGGCGTGCTGAGCGGGGGCAGGTTCACCCTGGGCCTCGGCTCCGGGGAGAACCTCAACGAGCACGTCGTCGGGCTCGGCTGGCCCGCGGTGAGCGCCCGGCACGAGATGTTCCGGGAGGCCGTCGAGATCATCAAGGATCTGTTCGAGGGCGGCTACCGCTCCTACCGGGGCGCGTACTTCGATCTCGAGTCCGCCAAACTCTACGACCGGCCCGACCCGCCGGTGCCGATCGCGATCGCGGCCTCCGGCGAGCGGTCGGTGAACCTCGCCGTCGAGTACGGCGACGCGCTGGTCTGCGCGGATCCCGACGGCGACCTGGTGCGGCGGTACCGGTCCATCGGGGGCGAGGGCAGGCCGGTCTACGGGCAGGTCGCCCTCTGCTACGACCGGGACCGGGACGCGGCGGTCGAGCGCGCCCACCGCCTCTGGCGCTGGTCGGTCACCGGGTGGAAGGTGATGTCCGAGCTTCCCGCGCCGGTCAACTTCGCGGCCGCGACCACGACCGTGCGCCCGGAGGATGTGGCCCGGCAGGTGCCGTGCGGCCCGGACGTGGACGCCGTGGTCGCCGCGGTGCAGCGGTACGTCGACGCGGGCTTCACCCACGTCGCCCTGCTGCAGATCGGCCACGCCGAGCACCAGCGGGAGTTCTTCGACTGGGCGGAGAAGGAGCTGCTCCCCGCGCTGCGGTGACCGGTGCGCCGCCCGGCCGCGACCGGTCCGCCGCCCGGCCGCGCGCTCATGCCCGGCCCGGGCGGCGTCGCGCCGCCCTGCCGGGCGCCGCGAGATCGCCGCGGGCCGCGGGCCGTACGGAACCCGCGTGCCATGGGCGCGCCGGGTCCGCGTACGCGCGCGGCGCTCTAAGGCCGCGGACGGAGGAGCGGGTCCGTGGCCGGGTACCGGTCCCATGGATCCGGCGTCCGGGCCGCCCGGCGGCGTGGGCGGCGGGCGAGGTCACTTGAGGACGATCGTGGCCTTCTCCCGCCACAGCTCGAGCACGCGCCGGTCGCCCTGCACGTCGATGCCGGTGGAATCCGTGCGGTTCCACAGGAACACGTAGAGGCGGGCCGCCGGGCCCGAGATCACGCAGTCGGCCGGGCCGGCTCCGGAGGTGACGGTCCGCCCCTCCGGCTCGATCCGGATGGTCCAGGCGGCCTCGTGGTCGGTGGCCCGTGCCGCGAGGCTGACCGGAGGGTCGGCGACCAGCCGGCCCCGGGGCCGGGCGTAGAAGCCGGCCAGGAGCCGTCGGCCGCGAAGGCCGGGTCGAACGGCGTGATCGCGTGCCCCGCCGCGAGCTCCGCGTCGACGCGGTGGATGGCGGTCTCGTGCGCCTGGCGGCGCGCCCAGAACGCCAGGGGCGAGGGGGCGGGCAGGAAGGCCCAGCACTCCAGGTCCGGGTCGGCGTCCTTCAGCGTCCGCACCAGCTCCGCGTGGCTCTCGAGGTACCAGTCGAGCAGCCCGTCGTCCGGCGGAGCGGTGAAGAAGCCGCGCCGCTCATCCGGGCCGTACGGCTCCGCGCGCCCGGTGGAGACGAACGCCGTGGCCCACCGGTGCACGCCGCCGGTGTGCCGCAGCAGGTCCCGGATCAGCCAGCCGGGACAGGTGGGCACGGGTGCGCCGAGCCCGGCCTCCTTCGCCGCCTCGGCGAGCCGCCGCCCGGACCGGTCGAGTTCCCCCAGGTATCCGGCGATGTCCATGGGCGAATCCTCGCACGGGAGCCGTCCGGCGGGAACACCCCGGCGGGAAACCGAACCTTTTTCCAGAGAAAGGGAAAGTTTCACCCCCGGCCGGTGATCGCCAGGGCGGGTTTTCCTTCGATGCCCGCTGAAATTCGCAGGTGACGCCGGGAATACGCCCGAACCGGTAAGGA of Thermobispora bispora DSM 43833 contains these proteins:
- a CDS encoding SAM-dependent methyltransferase; translated protein: MENAPQIDPTVPSPARIYDYLLGGKDNFPADREAAENLLRLSPNLKEGAQANRRFLIRAVEYMTQQGIRQFLDIGAGLPTQENVHQVALRHAPDSRVVYVDNDPIVLTHARALLADEKRVVAVEGDLRRPESILDNPEVTQHIDFGQPVGLLLVAVLHFIPDEAAYPAVAKLRDRLAPGSHLVISHGSVSRDLNEDVIEKGKEIYARSSAGMAIPRSREEILRFFDGFELVEPGLVPWPDDWRPREDEVRLPRLPGVDSYAGVGILR
- a CDS encoding LLM class F420-dependent oxidoreductase codes for the protein MAEIGYTLLCEQAPPRQLVDDAVTAERIGFGFAVISDHYFPWLEEMGHSPYAWSVLGAVAQATERIPLMTFVTCPIMRYHPAVVAQKAATMGVLSGGRFTLGLGSGENLNEHVVGLGWPAVSARHEMFREAVEIIKDLFEGGYRSYRGAYFDLESAKLYDRPDPPVPIAIAASGERSVNLAVEYGDALVCADPDGDLVRRYRSIGGEGRPVYGQVALCYDRDRDAAVERAHRLWRWSVTGWKVMSELPAPVNFAAATTTVRPEDVARQVPCGPDVDAVVAAVQRYVDAGFTHVALLQIGHAEHQREFFDWAEKELLPALR
- a CDS encoding ArsR/SmtB family transcription factor encodes the protein MPSAAPGRVLEHPKPEEIRLEAVLHALADPVRLQVVRRLAELGTEAPCSAIELAVSKSTSTYHFRVLREAGVITQVYRGTAKMNALRRDDLDRLFPGLLDAVLAADAAQRRRTGA
- a CDS encoding NADH:flavin oxidoreductase/NADH oxidase, encoding MSVLFEPLRLRGLTIPNRVWMSPMCQYSAAETGPDQGVPNDWHFVHLGTRAIGGAGLIMVEATAVTPEGRISPYDLGLWNERQQEAFARITRFLREHGAVPAIQLAHAGRKASTDRPWLGGRPVGPEHHGWRPVAPSPVPFADGHPVPAELSVEQIKGLVEAFAAAARRALAAGFQVVEIHGAHGYLINEFLSPHSNHRTDAYGGSFENRIRFALEVADAVRAVWPDDLPVFFRVSATDWLAENGRAGWTVDDTVRLAKELLAHGVDLLDVSSGGITGGVTIPAGPGYQVPFAARVKAETDLAVSAVGLITEPRQAEEIVASGKADAVMLGRELLRNPYWPRYAARELGAEPGWPNQYHRAV